The Deltaproteobacteria bacterium genome contains the following window.
TCAGCGTATTCAAAACTTTCGAAAACATGGTGGCAGCCGATTCCCTCGTGATGAACCTCGCGGTCTTTTTCATGGCCATAGCGGCTGCCGTCGTCGTTGTGGGAATTGTGGGCATCGTGGTGGAACGGGTTCTTGTCCGCAAGGTGTACGGTTCGCACCTGTTTCAGATCCTGATCACCTTCGGCGGCATGGTCGTGCTGCGTGAACTCATCCGGATCATCTGGGGACCCAACGACGAAGTCATGCCGGTCCCCACGAAATTTCAGGGCAACTGGAATATTTTCGACATCATCATCCTGAAGTACCCCATCTATGCCATTCTCCTTGGATTGGTGGTTTTCGTCCTCATTCAGCTCGCCCTCAAAAAGACGAAGCTGGGAAAAGTCGTCCGGGCCGGCGTGGAAGATCCGGACATGGTTCAGGCCATGGGACACAATATTTTCTTCTTATTCACCGGGGTTTTCGCCGCCGGAGCGGCCCTGGCCGCCATTGGCGGATTGGCCATGGCCATTTTCAGCCTGCAGGTCTATCCGGACATGGGGGACGCCTACCTCATTTTCGCCTTCATCGTTGTCATCATCGGCGGGTTGGGCAGCATCACCGGCTCCCTGGTGGGAGCCCTGATCGTGGGGCTCTCCTACAACTACGTGGCCTATCTGCTTCCGCCGGTTGCCGTCGGGGTCAACATCATGATCATGGTCCTTATACTTCTGATCAAACCAACGGGCCTGTTTGCCGCAGGAGAATAAAGGGGTACATACATGGCAAAACGAACACCAATCCAAATTTACCGCGCCCGGGAGAAATCCGCCCGCTTCATCCACCCGGCTTTCTATCTGAAAATCGCCATTCTGGCGATTTTCGTTGCGACGCCTTTTCTGTTTCCTTCATTCAAGTCCGTTGACCTGGGCTTGAAAATCATTATTTTCGCAACGCTGGTGGCCAGCTTTGACATCCTGCTGGGCTACACAGGGATCCTCTCCTTCGGCCACGTGATGTTTTTCGGGGTCGGCGCTTACAGCGTGGCCCTTATCCTGGGCAAATACGCCAGTTCCACCTACGCCTATCTTTTTCTGGGGTTCGTTATCGCCATCATCATCACCACGGCGCTGGCCCTTTTGATCAGCTTCC
Protein-coding sequences here:
- a CDS encoding branched-chain amino acid ABC transporter permease gives rise to the protein MHESIITKHGREMAIAGTVVLFLLPLLGMGMTTYLTLTIAGVAMGMMIFLVASGLSLIFGLMDVINFAHGVCFAWGAYVAFSVFKTFENMVAADSLVMNLAVFFMAIAAAVVVVGIVGIVVERVLVRKVYGSHLFQILITFGGMVVLRELIRIIWGPNDEVMPVPTKFQGNWNIFDIIILKYPIYAILLGLVVFVLIQLALKKTKLGKVVRAGVEDPDMVQAMGHNIFFLFTGVFAAGAALAAIGGLAMAIFSLQVYPDMGDAYLIFAFIVVIIGGLGSITGSLVGALIVGLSYNYVAYLLPPVAVGVNIMIMVLILLIKPTGLFAAGE